From the genome of Penaeus chinensis breed Huanghai No. 1 chromosome 37, ASM1920278v2, whole genome shotgun sequence, one region includes:
- the LOC125045487 gene encoding beta-1,4-N-acetylgalactosaminyltransferase bre-4-like, whose amino-acid sequence MFIYHIHPILQRQQIDYAIYVVEQAGSGKFNRAMLMNVGALEALKQYPYDCFIFHDVDLLPEDDRNLYTCPEQPRHMSIAIDSMGYKLPYNDIFGGVSAMTADQFRTVNGFSNKFWGWGGEDDDMSNRIKFHGFFISRYPANIGRYTMLSHKKDEPNPRRYHYLYDGKKRFKSDGLNSVKYRTLDLQLRRLYTWVYVDLYPS is encoded by the exons ATGTTCATATACCACATACATCCTATATTACAGCGACAGCAGATCGACTATGCCATCTATGTGGTTGAGCAAGCAG GGAGTGGCAAGTTTAACAGAGCAATGCTGATGAACGTTGGTGCTCTCGAGGCCCTGAAACAATATCCGTATGACTGTTTTATATTCCATGATGTCGATTTGCTGCCAGAGGATGACCGTAACTTATACACTTGCCCAGAACAGCCAAGGCATATGTCCATAGCTATTGACAGTATGGGATATAA ACTGCCATACAACGACATCTTTGGAGGAGTGAGTGCCATGACAGCTGACCAGTTTCGAACTGTCAATGGCTTCAGCAACAAGTTTTGGGGTTGGGGTGGTGAGGACGATGACATGTCCAACAGAATCAAATTCCATGGCTTTTTCATCTCTCGGTACCCAGCAAATATTGGACGCTACACCATGCTCTCCCACAAGAAGGATGAACCAAACCCAAGACG ATATCATTATCTGTATGATGGGAAGAAGAGATTCAAATCAGATGGTCTGAATAGCGTCAAATACCGGACCTTGGACCTCCAGCTTCGTAGGTTATATACTTGGGTGTATGTAGATCTTTACCCCTCATGA